Sequence from the Nitrospirota bacterium genome:
TGAAAATCTGTGCAATCTGCGAAATCTGTGGACAATAAAATTCCTCTGTGACCTCTGTGGTTAATAGTTAAAAGGAGAACCGATATGAAAGTCAAAGACCTTGTTGATCAATTGTCTCTGGATGTCAGATCATTTAATGACGGCCTTGGAAATGACATAACCGGGGCATATGTCAGCGACCTGCTTTCCGATGTGATGGGAAACAGCAAAAAGGGGAATGTCTGGATAACCCTTCAGACCCATCTGAATATTGTTGCTGTTGCAAGCATGAAAGACCTCTCCGCTATTATAATCGTCGGAGGCAGGCAGGCGCAGGAAGAGACCATTAAAAAAGCTGAACAGGAAAAGGTCACAATACTGACGACCGCGTTGCCTTCATTCGAGGCGTCAGGCAAAATTTATCAGATTCTTAAATAACATTTGCCACGAATCACACGAATAATCACGAAATATCAGGCCGCAGATTTTCGCTGATATACGCGGATAAGCTTATTTTCTTAAATCATGATAATTGCTTCTGGTCTTATTTTTTATTTTCATTCGTGTTTATTCGTGTGATTCGTGGCTAAAAAGTCTTTTTTACAGTGGCAAATTAATTAAAAACCGGCTGCCCTTTCCAAATGCGCTTTCCACTTTAATGTTCCCGCCGTGCGCTTCTACAATTATCTTTGATATGCTCAAGCCAAGGCCGGTGCCGTCTTCGCTTCTTGAAGTGTCCGCCCTGTAAAACCGTTCAAATATCTTTTCCAGATCGTCCTGCCCGATGCCGGGGCCTGTGTCTAAGACTGAGATCACTGCGGTATTGTTATTTCTTGCCGTGGTAATTTCCACTGCTCCGTTTTCCTTATTGTAGTTCACGGCGTTTTCAATTATGTTCAGAAATACCTCGGTGAGCCTGTCTTTATTTCCCGTTATATTAATGTCATCTTTAAGGACCGTATTTATTGTTACGGATTTCTTTTCTGTCAGCGGCACTGCCATCTGCGCCGCTTCCCGGATGCATTCATTTAAAGATACGATCTTAAAACCATCCGGAGACAGCATCCCCGAATCAAGGCGCGCCAGGGAAAGCAGGTCTTTTATAAGCCTGCCCATGTTCTCAGAGACGGTCCTGATCGTACTCAACGCTTCAACGTATTCATCCTTTGTCCTGTCCTTTTGAAGCAGGACGTCGCAGTGGGTCTTTATCACAGTAACAGGTGTCTTAAGCTCATGGGACGCATCAGCGACAAGACGCCGCTCCGTCTCAAACGCCTTCTGGAGCCGGTCCAGCATCGCATTGAAAGAATCCGCGAGCACGGACAGCTCATTGGTCACTGCCTCAACGTCTATCCTCTTGCTGAGGGTTTTATGGGTGATGTTTTCGATATCGGAAGAAAATATTTTTAAAGGATCCAAAGAATGATTTGCCGCCCACAGCCCTGCAAAACTGATTATAAGGATACCCACGGAAGCCGCGATCAGCAAAAAACGTTTAAACATATTGATCATCTCAAGGCTGTCAGCGATGCTTTCGGCGGCAAATACGCTGACGGGAATGCCGAGGAAGTCAAGGTCATGCTGTTTTATCCGCACCGGTTCGTTGTCTGGCCCGACGGATGTATAGACCCTTTCACTGAGCGCTTCATCGTAATATTCAAGTTTGGCTGAT
This genomic interval carries:
- a CDS encoding serine kinase, which produces MKVKDLVDQLSLDVRSFNDGLGNDITGAYVSDLLSDVMGNSKKGNVWITLQTHLNIVAVASMKDLSAIIIVGGRQAQEETIKKAEQEKVTILTTALPSFEASGKIYQILK
- a CDS encoding sensor histidine kinase N-terminal domain-containing protein; its protein translation is MKIFPKSIKGRLFFWFLSLTSILLITVSLFLYHEVERIIFASVDRALHSQLQVITGLLHEEDGRIELELSEIIAGAYSIPRSGHYYQVLMNGRLLAASPSLADEDINLTSAKLEYYDEALSERVYTSVGPDNEPVRIKQHDLDFLGIPVSVFAAESIADSLEMINMFKRFLLIAASVGILIISFAGLWAANHSLDPLKIFSSDIENITHKTLSKRIDVEAVTNELSVLADSFNAMLDRLQKAFETERRLVADASHELKTPVTVIKTHCDVLLQKDRTKDEYVEALSTIRTVSENMGRLIKDLLSLARLDSGMLSPDGFKIVSLNECIREAAQMAVPLTEKKSVTINTVLKDDINITGNKDRLTEVFLNIIENAVNYNKENGAVEITTARNNNTAVISVLDTGPGIGQDDLEKIFERFYRADTSRSEDGTGLGLSISKIIVEAHGGNIKVESAFGKGSRFLINLPL